The nucleotide window CCAATAATCCGTTTATCTGCACCAACCGAAACCACCATCTGCTTTTGTTGCATTCCAGCAACGCCCATTACAGCTGACGAATGCATACTTCTATGCAGTACTTTCGGTTTCCAACAATCCTCACCGTTTCTCTCAGTCCAATGAACAACCGCATGATCACTTCCACCGGTCATAAAACAAACATCTTCCCATGGCATGAACGTTATGCTGTTGATAATACCCTTAACGTGCGGCTTATCTTCAAAGAAAGTTACACGTTTTTTCTGTAATAAGATTTAGCAACTGTTTTGAAATTCACGTAGAAAATGCATATAACATTGCTTGTAACAATCATATAAGTAAAGTActtggatagtccctgtggttttctaaaattttggatttggtccctagctttttccaaaagtacacaaatgctctgtggtttgcactttgtaacgcatttagtccccaaccaaGCAACCAACAAAACTAAAGGTTTTAGGAAGTCTAAGtgagggactaaatgtgttacaaagtgcaaaccacagggatcatccatgtacttttggcaaaagttagggactaaatgggttacaaagtgcaaaccacagggatcatccatgtacttttggcaaaagttagggactaaatgtgttacaaagtacaaaccaccgggaccatccgtgtacttttgaaatgctagggaccaaatccaaaaatttggaaaaccacagggactatctgtgCACTTTACTCAAAATTTtatttacctcttttggtttaTTTAAATTAAGGACAGCTATCTGAGAGTCACCGCCATCGGCACTGTAGACGGTGAATACGCTGCCACCATGTGGGTGCCACGCTATATCTTCAGGCCATCTTCGATTCTTGGTTGATGCACAATCAGCTGTGCTAAGATGAGATGCACTTGATCTGTCACTGCAATAAATATGTTAAAATCTCTACAGGTTATGTAAATGCGTAAAAGTAACAAGTTTAGTCACACAAATTTAGTTTGTTTATAATAATaatcttggtttaaaaaagcgtgaagcgcacaaaagcgacaaGGTCTAAAATCAAATCGCGaaagcggtgggcttttcgtacGTGAGGCGCAAGGTGcttgtatatttttttatatatatcctATAGGCTTTTAGCATCCCTTACCCAAAATATAGTGATAAATAAGGTTTATATATGATTTAATGTATAAATCATATAACGTACAACCATTTTAGCTGCATGTATAACAATTTAAAGCACAAAAACACCTTCTGTACAAAAAGTGCGCGCCTCAGTGggattttttttccaaaaaagcTTGCTTTTTGTGTGCTTTTTGTACAGAGCTCGCTTTATGTCACACAAGGCGCAACTCTTTGCGTAGGGTCGCTTTGCGCTTAAGCACGCTTAAGGCgcacttttttaaaccaagataataataataatatcaatcTTTATCCAGTAACTAAGTAAATTAGAAAATAaacatattataataatatatatcttTATCCCATAATTAAGTAAACTAGTGATTTCACCCACCACACATTGTGGTGGCGTTGAAAACGTAaagtaacttgaatttataccatctaatgaaaacatattatatttgacccgaatCATTTCAGAACAAAAATTacatcaaaacgtagaccaactgaaaatgtgcataaaaataagcacgaaaacatcTTCCCGTctaatgaaaacatattatattggACCCGACTcatttccaaacaaaatttaccACAATCTCCaaacaaaatttatggcaaaacgtagaccaactaaaaacgtacataaaaataagcacgaaaacgtatttAACATTTGTTAAATCATCGTAAGCAAGTATTAGATAGTTTATATTTCTTATAAGGTTCTAAGAAATCTATATAGCAGCATGATACATGTAGCGATATTGGAGCGGAGCATTATATATAAAACATACCCTCTGGCCTGAATTTGCCATAGATTTACAAGTCCATCAAGAGCACTGCAAAACATTTCAAAGCAATCACTAACATAACAAAAATAAAGTACAGGAAAAATATATGCATATATCAAAATAGGAATGGAAACAAGATTTTCAGTGAGTGGTGCTGCTGTCGTAACCAATATCAGTTTATCAAAATGAACCCGAAAAAAAAAGACTCTTAACTAATGTATAAGACCACCAGTATGTACCTGGCTTCATCTATGCAGATTCCAGACAAAAACATGTCggtgacaaaaacgcccttgaatcATTAGAGAAGACAATAATTATAGCCTATAACATGTTAACACCTCATGCAAGatatttttttttgcttttcAGAAGGCCATTTCATTGTGTGATATGTTATTTGTTGAAACTGGTATAAATGAAACATGATACATACTTTCGTCGCCTATAGAGTATTTTATAACAAGGGTGGCCTTAACGAAAAACGTTCAATACACGAGTGGCCTTACATTTATCAGAGAGAAAAAACTGAACATGAATCATTACTATAATTTGGTTTCCAAAATAAAAATCCATGAGTATCTTAAAATTGTTGCAAATAGTCTATGCCCATGATAAAATAAACTAGAGAAAATGATTATTTAAAATTGTTATCGCTACCATTTTGTTCCTTTGTATTAAAGTTTTGACGAACAAAATATCTTAAATTATTCTAACAGTTTCCTAGGCATAAAAACTTAAAAACACTTGGATACCTAGTAACAAAAAGCTGATCATTTGTCGGACACAAAGCAAGACTTCTCAACTTTCTCTTATGCTGAGATGGAATGTGATTGGATGTTTGGCAATTGACTGTGCGAGGTGAAGATGAACTGCACACCATCTGAATTAAATCCTTATGTTCTCGCTGCTCtgcaatttcatttttttttttttttgcaaaaggTGAGCATCCAGATTAACGAAACAAGTACGCAAAAATATGATGGATCGGTGACACACATATCTCATGCACACTTTGCAGTTAacatcggtgatatatcggttatcggtccccatgtaaaatatcggcaccgatattatcggcgataatGACCGATATTATCTTTGATGGTAATTAACTATAAAGAAAGTGGCAAATATTACCGAATTTCCTTTTTGTCCCTTTGGATTGAGTCTCACTGCCTTCATGTTCACGTGAGATTCTATGACCCTTTTCTTTCACAGCGCTTTTGCTATGTGACGGAATTGATCTACTGTCAGTTTCTTCCATCTTGACAGGAACAAACGGTTTGGGATTCACTGCAGGGATAACAAGTTGCGGTCTTTGTTCATGTTTCCCGTTTCTAGAATGTTCACCGGTCTTTGTAGGTGTAGGACTACATGATCTTCTCTCTTCTTTTACTTTTACTTTTACACCGTTTTCAGAAACCTTTGTAGATGGTACAGCGTTGCCTCGACTTCTGAGGTGTGCCAGTTTACGTTCGGTTTCTCCTAACCTCTTTTCAGCTTCTTCAAGCTGCGTACCTTCTCCAAAATGATATTAGCATTTATTTCCCagtttaatatataaattatcaTCATCTGTTACCATATAAATTTTTGCAAGTACCACAAGAAAAAAACTTGCATCAAATAAATAAGACATATCCTTTCCAAGGAACTACACTACAGCTGATTAATCACTAGCAAAAGCACCTTATTTCACTCCAACAATCACCTCACTCGGCACAACTTATATTATCGTCGCACTTGGTATGCCTATAGGCTGGCTATACATAGCTGAGTCAAATCCCCAACATGGCAATGAATAGTCAAATATAACAAAAGGAGAAATCTTCTTACACACAAACTAAAATTCAGTAAAATGGTTATCAATTATTATCTCATAATGAAACCATGTAACATaaacacatcatcatcatcatactgggtaaatcccaccaatagcaaagctaaggtagggtgtgaggagggtagatgtagacagccttacctctaccccgtaggaatagagaggctgcttccagtgagaccccgactcgattgtagttttgtatcaagccttggacctaagacacataacactcaaacaatcgggacagagactgattggtgcatgtaccctcgtgtctttcagctatcaacgtcaccacatgatgcatgattaaccatccaccgcttttaacgttattttcactaaattagtaaaataacgttaaagttagtaCCATTTCACTTTTGCCGCCGAGCACACCGCAAGCGGGGCACTATGTAAAATAAACACATGAATATCAAACTAAAATATTCATAGATGTGATAATTACACTACTTCAGCCATCCAGAACGTCATCAATTTGAACTTTTTCGTCATAAGACCTAAATCAAAtaactacaaccaacatattacgttataacaatcaatcacaaaacaaaaaaaaaacctacaacgGAAACTAATTTTCAACAAAAGTGATTGGATAGATCAATAACAACAACGAAAGAGTAATATGAGTGAATATTGAGGAGAAGAATGAGTAACAAAACCTGAGATTTGTAATAGGTGACACGTGTACGGAGATGATCGACTTCTTTGGCGCGGTGTTCGATCAAAGCGATCAGAGCCTCTTCTTGCTCCTCTCTCTCGGTCTTCTCGTCACCGGAGCTTGACGCCATAGATTCCGACGGCGGTGGTGATTTTGGGTTTTATTGGTGACCAAACCGTCTTTCACGCCTTGTGTAGGAAAGGGGTAACTTATCTGGTGTCATaactattaattaattaattattaattaattaacaaaacataaaaataaacataaaagaggattaaaaaggatttttatgtattttttctgagtattaaaaatacatatatttttagagtaaatttcaaggattgtcctttatctttatactcattttcaggcgttgttctttatgtttaaaattgacgagttttgtactttatgttttcaaatcatgcatgttttgtcctttagccctaacccagttagatttttctgtcaaaactggtcatgtgcaatgcacatgagggtaaaattgtcttttcaccctattctttaaaaatacatataaaagaaaaaatattatatatcataaCAAAAACCATCTTTTTCCTCAAATCAATCTCATTTCGAAACCCTAATTTCTCTCCAACAACATGCAACATGACTGCCAGATCTTGAATTCATGACTGCATGTGCAACTCCTGATTCCTCCAATTCAACAAACTATGATGAGTTGTTGATCTTCTATATGATGGGGTACATGTATATGTTAAG belongs to Helianthus annuus cultivar XRQ/B chromosome 5, HanXRQr2.0-SUNRISE, whole genome shotgun sequence and includes:
- the LOC110941747 gene encoding U5 small nuclear ribonucleoprotein 40 kDa protein isoform X1, with product MASSSGDEKTEREEQEEALIALIEHRAKEVDHLRTRVTYYKSQLEEAEKRLGETERKLAHLRSRGNAVPSTKVSENGVKVKVKEERRSCSPTPTKTGEHSRNGKHEQRPQLVIPAVNPKPFVPVKMEETDSRSIPSHSKSAVKEKGHRISREHEGSETQSKGTKRKFEQREHKDLIQMVCSSSSPRTVNCQTSNHIPSQHKRKLRSLALCPTNDQLFVTSALDGLVNLWQIQARGDRSSASHLSTADCASTKNRRWPEDIAWHPHGGSVFTVYSADGGDSQIAVLNLNKPKEKKRVTFFEDKPHVKGIINSITFMPWEDVCFMTGGSDHAVVHWTERNGEDCWKPKVLHRSMHSSAVMGVAGMQQKQMVVSVGADKRIIGFDLQTGRADYKHQIESKCMSVLPNPCDFNLFMVQTSTPERQLRLFDIRLRRTEIHEFGWKQESSESQSALINQAWSPDGFYLTSGSADPIIHIFDIRFNSKKPSQSIKAHQKRVFKAAWHHSLPLLISISSDLNIGIHKIV
- the LOC110941747 gene encoding U5 small nuclear ribonucleoprotein 40 kDa protein isoform X2, which gives rise to MASSSGDEKTEREEQEEALIALIEHRAKEVDHLRTRVTYYKSQLEEAEKRLGETERKLAHLRSRGNAVPSTKVSENGVKVKVKEERRSCSPTPTKTGEHSRNGKHEQRPQLVIPAVNPKPFVPVKMEETDSRSIPSHSKSAVKEKGHRISREHEGSETQSKGTKRKFEQREHKDLIQMVCSSSSPRTVNCQTSNHIPSQHKRKLRSLALCPTNDQLFVTSALDGLVNLWQIQARGSSASHLSTADCASTKNRRWPEDIAWHPHGGSVFTVYSADGGDSQIAVLNLNKPKEKKRVTFFEDKPHVKGIINSITFMPWEDVCFMTGGSDHAVVHWTERNGEDCWKPKVLHRSMHSSAVMGVAGMQQKQMVVSVGADKRIIGFDLQTGRADYKHQIESKCMSVLPNPCDFNLFMVQTSTPERQLRLFDIRLRRTEIHEFGWKQESSESQSALINQAWSPDGFYLTSGSADPIIHIFDIRFNSKKPSQSIKAHQKRVFKAAWHHSLPLLISISSDLNIGIHKIV